In a genomic window of Pseudomonas mohnii:
- a CDS encoding TolC family outer membrane protein yields the protein MLRKLSLALAVSCASNGMAWAEAPLSNKTDLVSVYQEAVNNNADLAAAMAQYGAQKEVVPQARAGLLPNLSGGAQVSSARTSLDQPSTTANRNAHSYQATLAQPLFRADRWFQFQAAKDVNEQAALQLSATEQNLILQTANSYFNVLRSQDNLASTKAEEAAFKRQLDQSNERFDVGLSDKTDVLNSQASYDTARANRIVAQRQVDDAFEALITLTNRQYNSIQGISHNLPILPPAPNDAKAWVETAAKQNLNLLASNYAVSAAEQTLKQRKAGHAPTIDAVAKYEKGDNDALGFSNPNGFPQPYGGNVEQTSVGLQLNIPIYSGGLINSQVRQSYAQLDQIEQQRESLRRQIVENTRDLHRAVNTDVEQVQARKQSIISNQSAVEATEIGYQVGTRNIVDVLDAQRQLYTSVRNYNNTRYDYILDNLRLKQQAGTLNPGDLQDLARWLKPDYNPDKDFLPPDLAKAAADQLNARPGQ from the coding sequence ATGCTGCGCAAACTCTCACTGGCCCTGGCCGTGTCTTGTGCGTCCAATGGAATGGCCTGGGCAGAAGCGCCCTTATCCAACAAAACCGATCTGGTCAGCGTCTATCAGGAAGCGGTGAACAACAACGCCGATCTCGCCGCCGCCATGGCCCAATACGGTGCCCAGAAGGAAGTCGTGCCCCAGGCCCGCGCCGGCCTGCTGCCTAATCTCTCGGGTGGCGCGCAAGTGTCCAGCGCGCGCACCTCGCTCGATCAGCCGTCGACCACCGCCAACCGCAATGCTCATTCATACCAGGCCACGCTGGCGCAGCCGTTGTTCCGTGCCGATCGCTGGTTCCAGTTCCAGGCCGCCAAGGACGTCAATGAGCAGGCCGCGCTGCAACTCTCGGCAACCGAGCAGAACCTGATCCTGCAAACCGCCAACAGTTACTTCAACGTACTGCGCAGCCAGGACAACCTGGCCTCGACCAAGGCCGAGGAAGCCGCGTTCAAACGCCAGCTCGATCAGTCCAATGAGCGCTTCGATGTCGGTCTCTCGGACAAGACCGACGTGCTCAACTCACAAGCCAGCTACGACACCGCACGCGCCAACCGTATCGTCGCGCAGCGCCAGGTGGATGATGCATTTGAAGCGCTGATCACCCTGACCAACCGTCAGTACAACTCGATCCAGGGCATCAGCCACAACCTGCCGATCCTGCCGCCAGCGCCGAACGATGCCAAGGCCTGGGTCGAAACGGCGGCCAAACAGAACCTCAATCTGTTGGCCAGCAACTACGCCGTCAGCGCTGCCGAGCAAACCCTCAAGCAGCGCAAGGCCGGCCACGCGCCGACCATTGACGCCGTGGCGAAATACGAAAAAGGCGATAACGACGCCCTGGGCTTCAGCAATCCGAACGGCTTTCCCCAACCGTACGGGGGCAACGTCGAGCAAACCTCGGTGGGCCTGCAGCTGAACATCCCGATCTACAGCGGCGGCCTGATCAACTCCCAGGTGCGCCAATCCTATGCACAACTGGATCAGATCGAGCAGCAACGTGAATCCCTGCGCCGGCAAATCGTCGAAAACACCCGCGACCTGCACCGCGCAGTGAATACCGACGTCGAACAGGTACAGGCGCGCAAGCAGTCGATCATTTCCAACCAGAGTGCGGTGGAAGCGACCGAAATCGGTTATCAGGTGGGAACACGAAACATCGTTGACGTGCTGGATGCGCAGCGCCAGCTGTACACCTCGGTGCGCAACTACAACAACACCCGCTACGACTACATCCTCGACAACCTGCGCCTCAAGCAACAGGCCGGCACGTTGAACCCGGGAGATTTGCAGGACCTGGCGCGGTGGCTCAAGCCTGACTACAACCCGGACAAGGACTTCCTGCCGCCGGATCTGGCCAAGGCAGCGGCTGACCAGTTGAATGCAAGACCGGGTCAGTAA
- the waaA gene encoding lipid IV(A) 3-deoxy-D-manno-octulosonic acid transferase has protein sequence MNRTLYTALFYLGLPLVAIRLWLRARKAPAYAKRIGERFSFGMPAMQPGGLWVHAVSVGESIAAAPMIRALLQRYPQLPITVTCMTPTGSERIQAMFANEPRIQHCYLPYDLPCAARRFLDRVQPRLAVIMETELWPNHIHECAKRGIPVALANARLSERSAKGYGRFAKLTGPMLAEMSLFAVQTEAEAQRFRNLGARAPTVEVTGSIKFDLTIDPQLLQRAAELRAQWQAQERPVWIAASTHEGEDEVVLAAHRQLLASHPDALLILVPRHPERFNAVFELSRQQGFATVRRSTGEPVTAATSVLLGDTMGELLFLYALADSAFVGGSLVPNGGHNLLEPAALAKPVLSGPHLFNFLEIAAQLRSAGALQEVEDAEGLALAVQRLFELPRDAQRMAEAGLKVMRTNQGALQRLLDGLGRLIERA, from the coding sequence ATGAATAGAACTCTGTATACCGCGCTGTTTTATCTGGGGCTGCCTTTGGTAGCGATTCGGCTGTGGCTGCGGGCGCGCAAGGCGCCGGCCTATGCCAAGCGCATTGGCGAGCGTTTCTCCTTTGGAATGCCGGCGATGCAGCCGGGTGGTCTCTGGGTGCACGCGGTGTCTGTGGGCGAGAGCATTGCCGCTGCGCCGATGATTCGCGCTTTGCTGCAACGATATCCACAACTGCCGATTACCGTCACTTGCATGACCCCGACCGGCTCGGAGCGCATCCAGGCGATGTTTGCCAATGAGCCACGCATCCAGCACTGCTATTTGCCGTACGACTTGCCGTGCGCTGCCCGGCGCTTCCTTGATCGGGTCCAGCCAAGGTTGGCGGTGATCATGGAGACAGAACTGTGGCCCAACCATATCCATGAATGCGCCAAACGCGGGATTCCCGTGGCGTTGGCCAATGCGCGCCTGTCCGAACGCTCGGCGAAAGGCTATGGCCGCTTTGCCAAACTGACCGGGCCGATGCTCGCCGAAATGAGCCTGTTCGCGGTGCAGACCGAAGCCGAGGCCCAGCGCTTCCGCAATTTGGGGGCCCGGGCGCCAACCGTTGAGGTGACCGGCTCAATCAAGTTCGACCTGACCATCGACCCGCAGCTGTTGCAGCGAGCCGCCGAACTGCGGGCCCAATGGCAGGCGCAGGAACGCCCGGTGTGGATCGCGGCCAGTACCCACGAGGGCGAAGACGAGGTGGTGTTGGCGGCCCATCGTCAGTTGCTGGCGAGCCATCCCGATGCCTTGCTGATTCTGGTGCCGCGCCATCCCGAGCGTTTCAATGCGGTGTTCGAGTTGAGCCGACAGCAGGGCTTTGCCACGGTCCGTCGTTCCACGGGCGAGCCGGTCACTGCCGCGACGTCAGTGTTGCTGGGCGACACCATGGGCGAATTGCTGTTTCTCTATGCCTTGGCCGACAGTGCCTTCGTCGGTGGCAGCCTGGTGCCCAATGGCGGGCACAACCTGCTGGAACCGGCGGCGCTGGCCAAGCCAGTGTTGAGCGGTCCACATCTGTTCAACTTCCTCGAAATCGCCGCGCAGTTGCGCAGTGCCGGGGCGTTGCAGGAAGTGGAGGATGCCGAAGGGTTGGCACTGGCGGTGCAGCGTCTGTTCGAATTGCCCAGGGATGCGCAGCGGATGGCGGAGGCGGGGTTGAAGGTGATGCGCACCAATCAAGGCGCATTGCAGCGGTTGCTGGATGGGTTGGGGCGGTTGATCGAGCGGGCGTGA
- a CDS encoding LysR family transcriptional regulator, with protein sequence MQWNLEQLRLFVSVAEQRSFSAVARNQRKAQSAVSSSIALLEEDLGVSLFDRSSGRQPKLTEAGNALLEEAREVLRQCERLNGRALAMMRGQEARLRLAQDEAMPYQPVIESFEALAERFPSLEVQLTSAAQGEVARKLVERRADLGLLFFHDQIPEALERRVLGSVEMVTVCGVDHPLAKQAQVDRQALARYRQLLMSTQSSLYPGSEPASPQVWRADSFYVMAEWLVRGLGWAWLPRHVVQYPTYQGQMVELSSEWTPPALVVELVWRRDEPLGPAARWLAERFAVHLQAIGEKPDKLRRHE encoded by the coding sequence ATGCAATGGAACCTGGAGCAGCTGCGCTTGTTCGTCAGCGTGGCGGAGCAACGTTCGTTTTCCGCCGTGGCACGGAACCAGCGCAAGGCGCAGTCGGCGGTCAGCAGTTCGATCGCGCTGCTGGAGGAAGACCTGGGCGTCAGCCTGTTCGACCGCAGCAGTGGTCGACAGCCAAAACTCACCGAAGCCGGCAACGCCTTGCTGGAAGAAGCACGGGAAGTGCTGCGTCAATGTGAGCGCCTCAATGGCCGGGCATTGGCGATGATGCGCGGGCAGGAGGCGCGTCTGCGTCTGGCTCAGGATGAGGCCATGCCTTACCAGCCGGTCATCGAAAGTTTCGAAGCGCTGGCTGAGCGCTTTCCCAGCCTGGAGGTGCAATTGACCAGTGCGGCTCAGGGCGAGGTGGCGCGCAAACTGGTGGAGCGTCGCGCCGATCTGGGCTTGTTGTTTTTTCACGACCAGATCCCCGAAGCGCTGGAGCGCCGCGTGCTCGGCAGCGTGGAAATGGTCACCGTGTGCGGCGTCGACCACCCGCTGGCGAAGCAGGCTCAGGTTGATCGCCAGGCGCTGGCCCGGTATCGCCAGCTGCTGATGTCGACCCAGTCCAGCCTCTATCCCGGCAGCGAGCCGGCCAGCCCGCAAGTCTGGCGGGCCGACAGCTTTTACGTGATGGCGGAATGGCTGGTGCGCGGCCTCGGCTGGGCCTGGCTGCCGCGCCACGTGGTGCAGTACCCGACCTATCAGGGGCAAATGGTCGAGTTGAGCAGCGAGTGGACCCCGCCGGCGTTGGTGGTGGAACTGGTCTGGCGCCGCGATGAACCCCTCGGTCCGGCGGCTCGCTGGCTGGCAGAACGTTTTGCCGTGCACTTGCAGGCGATCGGCGAAAAACCCGATAAACTCCGCCGCCATGAATAG
- a CDS encoding DMT family transporter: MTAYYYLAIAICAEVIATVSMKAVKGFSTPLPLLLVIVGYGIAFWMLTLVVRSVPVGVAYAVWAGMGIVMVSVAALFIYGQKLDVPAMLGMALIVLGVVVIQLFSKTAGH, from the coding sequence ATGACCGCTTACTACTACCTGGCCATTGCCATCTGCGCCGAAGTGATTGCCACTGTTTCGATGAAAGCGGTCAAAGGCTTCAGCACCCCACTGCCACTGCTGCTGGTGATCGTCGGCTACGGGATTGCCTTCTGGATGCTGACGCTGGTGGTACGCAGCGTGCCGGTGGGCGTGGCTTACGCGGTCTGGGCCGGCATGGGGATCGTGATGGTCAGCGTCGCGGCGCTGTTCATCTACGGGCAGAAGCTGGACGTGCCGGCGATGCTGGGGATGGCGTTGATCGTGTTGGGCGTTGTTGTCATTCAGTTGTTCTCGAAAACTGCCGGGCATTAA
- a CDS encoding NAD(P)/FAD-dependent oxidoreductase: MPSVISTDVLIVGAGVAGLWLNARLRRQGFSTVLVESASLGGGQSLKSQGIIHGGAKYALHGALTGASEAIADMPRRWREALAGDGELDLSGVRLLSEAHYLWSPGTIAGNLTSFFASKAVRGRVDQVKGDQLPPALQDKRFKGKVYRLAELVVDVPSLIQRLADLAGDGLLAGQKIEPLLEGGVLVGLKVDEREIRAQRIVLSAGGGTAALLEALGLSQPAMQRRPLHMIIAKGPSLKPLYAHCLGGGTKPRLTVTTHPAADGQWVWYLGGDIAETEGVNREPAEQIATAQKELAQLLPWIDLSTLQWATLRVDRAEPLQSGLTRPDNAFLAEEGRLLVGWPTKLALAPDFADRVMASLARDGIQPVPAAPLPELPKPPMGVTAWEQLLP, translated from the coding sequence ATGCCATCCGTTATTTCCACCGACGTTCTGATTGTCGGCGCTGGTGTCGCCGGCCTCTGGCTGAATGCGCGCCTGCGCCGCCAGGGGTTTTCGACCGTGCTGGTGGAAAGCGCCAGTCTCGGTGGCGGGCAAAGCCTGAAGTCCCAGGGCATCATCCACGGCGGCGCCAAATACGCGCTGCATGGCGCCCTGACCGGGGCTTCGGAAGCCATCGCCGACATGCCGCGCCGCTGGCGTGAGGCCCTGGCAGGTGACGGCGAACTGGACCTGTCCGGCGTGCGCCTGCTGTCCGAAGCGCACTACCTGTGGTCTCCGGGCACGATCGCCGGCAACCTCACCAGTTTTTTCGCCAGTAAAGCCGTGCGTGGTCGTGTCGATCAGGTCAAGGGCGATCAACTCCCGCCCGCCCTTCAGGACAAACGCTTCAAGGGCAAAGTCTATCGCCTGGCGGAACTGGTGGTCGATGTGCCGAGCCTGATCCAGCGCCTGGCCGATCTGGCGGGTGACGGTTTGCTTGCCGGCCAGAAGATCGAGCCGCTGCTTGAAGGTGGCGTGCTGGTCGGCCTGAAGGTGGACGAGCGCGAGATCCGCGCCCAACGCATCGTCTTGAGCGCCGGCGGCGGAACGGCTGCGCTGCTCGAAGCGTTGGGCCTGAGCCAGCCTGCCATGCAGCGGCGGCCATTGCACATGATCATCGCCAAGGGCCCGAGCCTCAAACCGCTCTACGCCCACTGCCTGGGCGGCGGCACCAAACCGCGCCTTACCGTCACCACGCACCCGGCCGCCGATGGCCAATGGGTCTGGTATCTGGGCGGCGATATCGCCGAAACCGAAGGCGTCAACCGTGAGCCTGCGGAGCAAATCGCCACTGCGCAGAAAGAACTCGCCCAGTTGCTGCCATGGATCGACCTGAGCACCTTGCAGTGGGCCACCTTGCGCGTGGATCGCGCCGAGCCGCTGCAATCGGGCCTGACTCGCCCTGACAACGCGTTTCTCGCCGAGGAGGGCCGACTGCTGGTGGGCTGGCCAACCAAACTGGCGTTGGCGCCGGACTTCGCCGACCGGGTGATGGCGAGCCTTGCCCGCGATGGCATTCAACCGGTCCCGGCAGCGCCACTCCCCGAATTGCCAAAGCCGCCGATGGGCGTCACGGCGTGGGAGCAACTGCTGCCATGA
- a CDS encoding aldo/keto reductase, with protein sequence MSQPTLHDLHRPLGSTGLLVSPLGLGTVKLGRDQGVKYPNGFQIPDDDEARMLLKLTRDLGINLIDTAPAYGRSEERLGPLLRGQRQDWVIVSKVGEEFADGLSRHDFSAAHTRFSVERSLQRLETDFIDLVLVHSDGNDLAILNDCEVYATLAELKAEGKIRGFGFSGKTVDGGLKALEQGDCAMVTYNLNEQTEKAVIDYAAAHGKAILVKKALASGHACLSPGVDPVRASFELLFEHPGVASAIVGTINPLHLAHNVATVAQVLRSN encoded by the coding sequence ATGAGCCAACCCACCCTGCATGACCTGCATCGCCCCTTGGGCAGCACCGGCCTGCTGGTGTCGCCGCTGGGCCTGGGTACGGTGAAACTCGGCCGTGATCAAGGGGTGAAATATCCCAATGGCTTTCAGATCCCTGACGACGACGAAGCGCGCATGCTGCTCAAGCTGACCCGCGACCTGGGCATCAACCTGATCGACACCGCTCCGGCCTACGGTCGCAGCGAGGAGCGCCTCGGCCCTTTACTGCGCGGCCAGCGTCAGGATTGGGTGATTGTCAGCAAGGTCGGTGAAGAATTCGCCGACGGCCTGTCGCGGCACGACTTTAGCGCCGCGCACACCCGATTCTCGGTCGAACGCAGCCTGCAGCGTCTGGAAACGGATTTTATCGACCTGGTGCTGGTGCATTCCGATGGTAATGACCTGGCGATCCTCAACGACTGCGAAGTCTATGCGACCCTCGCCGAACTCAAGGCCGAGGGCAAGATTCGCGGGTTCGGCTTTTCCGGAAAAACCGTCGACGGCGGCTTGAAGGCCCTGGAGCAAGGTGATTGCGCGATGGTCACCTACAATCTGAACGAGCAAACCGAAAAGGCTGTCATTGACTATGCTGCTGCTCACGGCAAAGCCATTCTGGTCAAAAAAGCCCTCGCCAGCGGTCACGCATGCCTGAGCCCGGGCGTGGACCCGGTGCGCGCCAGTTTCGAATTGTTGTTTGAACATCCGGGTGTTGCCAGTGCTATTGTCGGGACCATCAATCCGCTGCACCTCGCCCACAACGTCGCGACCGTTGCCCAGGTCCTACGTAGCAACTGA
- the hldE gene encoding bifunctional D-glycero-beta-D-manno-heptose-7-phosphate kinase/D-glycero-beta-D-manno-heptose 1-phosphate adenylyltransferase HldE → MKLSMPRFDQAPVLVVGDVMLDRYWHGGTSRISPEAPVPVVKVENIEDRPGGAANVALNIAALGAPASLVGVTGDDEAADSLVNSLKGAGVRALFQRIAHQPTIVKLRVMSRHQQLLRIDFEEPFSTDAMALAVQVDELLEGIKVLVLSDYGKGALKNHQVLIQAARARGIPVLADPKGKDFSIYRGASLITPNLSEFETIVGGCADEHELVSKGAKLMHDLELGALLVTRGEHGMTLLRPDHPALHLPARAREVFDVTGAGDTVISTLAAAIAAGEELPHAVALANLAAGIVVGKLGTAAISAPELRRAIQREEGSERGVLGLEQLLLAVDDARAHNEKIVFTNGCFDILHAGHVTYLEQARAQGDRLIVAVNDDASVSRLKGPGRPINSVDRRMAVLAGLGAVDWVISFPEGTPENLLREVKPDVLVKGGDYGIDQVVGADIVAAYGGTVKVLGLVENSSTTAIVEKIRKSE, encoded by the coding sequence ATGAAGTTGTCCATGCCGCGATTCGATCAAGCCCCTGTCTTGGTGGTCGGCGATGTCATGCTCGACCGTTACTGGCATGGTGGTACCTCACGGATTTCCCCTGAGGCACCCGTACCGGTCGTTAAGGTCGAGAACATTGAGGACCGCCCGGGCGGTGCCGCCAACGTTGCGTTGAACATTGCCGCGCTCGGCGCGCCGGCCTCGCTGGTTGGCGTGACAGGCGACGATGAAGCCGCCGACAGCCTGGTCAATAGCCTCAAGGGCGCAGGTGTGCGGGCGCTGTTCCAGCGTATTGCGCACCAGCCGACCATCGTCAAACTGCGGGTCATGAGTCGTCACCAGCAATTGCTGCGTATCGATTTCGAAGAGCCGTTCTCCACCGACGCCATGGCGCTGGCGGTGCAAGTCGACGAATTGCTCGAAGGCATCAAGGTGCTGGTGCTGTCCGACTACGGCAAAGGCGCGCTGAAAAATCATCAGGTGCTGATCCAGGCGGCCCGTGCCCGTGGCATTCCGGTGCTGGCTGATCCCAAGGGCAAGGATTTCTCGATTTACCGGGGTGCGAGCCTGATCACGCCGAACCTCAGCGAGTTCGAAACCATCGTCGGTGGCTGCGCCGATGAGCACGAGCTGGTGAGCAAGGGCGCGAAGCTGATGCACGATCTCGAGCTCGGCGCCTTGCTGGTGACCCGTGGCGAGCATGGCATGACCCTGCTGCGTCCGGATCATCCGGCGTTGCACCTGCCGGCCCGTGCCCGTGAAGTGTTTGACGTGACCGGTGCCGGCGACACAGTGATTTCCACCCTGGCGGCGGCCATTGCTGCCGGTGAGGAGTTACCCCATGCGGTAGCCCTGGCCAACCTGGCCGCGGGCATCGTGGTCGGCAAGCTGGGTACGGCGGCCATTAGCGCACCGGAACTGCGCCGCGCCATTCAGCGTGAAGAAGGTTCCGAGCGTGGTGTGCTTGGTCTCGAGCAGTTGTTGCTCGCCGTTGACGACGCCCGTGCGCACAACGAGAAAATCGTGTTCACCAACGGCTGCTTCGACATCCTGCATGCCGGTCATGTGACGTATCTGGAACAGGCGCGGGCCCAGGGTGATCGCCTGATCGTCGCGGTCAACGACGACGCATCGGTGAGTCGCCTGAAGGGGCCGGGTCGTCCGATCAACAGTGTTGACCGACGCATGGCGGTACTGGCGGGGCTGGGTGCTGTTGACTGGGTGATCAGTTTCCCGGAAGGCACGCCGGAAAACCTGCTGCGCGAGGTCAAACCTGATGTGCTGGTCAAGGGTGGGGACTACGGGATTGACCAAGTGGTCGGCGCGGACATCGTGGCGGCTTACGGCGGCACCGTGAAAGTGCTGGGGCTGGTGGAAAACAGTTCCACTACCGCGATTGTCGAGAAGATTCGCAAGTCCGAATAA
- the msbA gene encoding lipid A export permease/ATP-binding protein MsbA, whose amino-acid sequence MTDSSLSASPSSLKIYFRLLGYVRPYISMFLISIVGFLIFASTQPMLGYILKYFVDGLSNPQAVLFPTVPYLRDLQLLQAVPLLIILIAAWQGLGSYLGNYFLAKVSLGLVHDLRVQLFNNLLVLPNRYFDKHNSGHLISRITFNVTMVTGAATDAIKVVIREGMTVIFLFASLLFMNWRLTLVMVAILPLIAVMVRTASKKFRKQSKKIQLAMGDVTHVASETIQGYRVVRSFGGEVYEEKRFFEASQGNTDKQLRMTRTGAIYTPLLQLVIYTAMAALMFLVLYLRGDASAGDMVAYITLAGLLPKPIRQLSEVSSTIQKGVAGAESIFEQLDVEPEVDTGTIERDVVSGRLEVRNLSFTYPDTERQVLDDISFSVEPGQMVALVGRSGSGKSTLANLIPRFYHHDKGQILIDGVEVEEYKLLNLRKHIAQVTQHVTLFSDTVANNIAYGDLAGAPREDIEKAARDAYAMDFIKQLPEGLDTQVGENGVLLSGGQRQRLAIARALLKNAPLLILDEATSALDTESERHIQAALDQVMKGRTTLVIAHRLSTIEKADLILVMDQGKIVERGTHAQLLAQNGYYSRLNAMGLDAPTQDIA is encoded by the coding sequence ATGACCGACTCCAGTCTCTCCGCAAGCCCATCGAGCTTGAAAATCTACTTCCGCCTGCTCGGCTATGTCCGGCCGTACATCAGTATGTTCCTGATCAGCATTGTCGGATTCCTGATTTTCGCTTCGACGCAGCCAATGCTGGGCTACATCCTGAAGTACTTCGTCGATGGCCTGTCCAATCCGCAAGCAGTGCTATTCCCGACCGTGCCGTACCTGCGCGACTTGCAGCTGCTGCAGGCAGTGCCCTTGCTGATCATTCTGATCGCAGCGTGGCAGGGGCTGGGGTCCTATCTGGGCAACTACTTCCTGGCCAAGGTCTCCCTTGGGCTGGTCCATGACCTGCGAGTCCAGTTGTTCAACAACCTGTTGGTGCTGCCGAACCGATACTTCGACAAGCATAACTCGGGTCATCTGATTTCACGTATCACCTTCAACGTGACCATGGTCACGGGGGCGGCGACAGATGCGATCAAGGTCGTAATTCGTGAAGGCATGACGGTGATCTTCCTGTTTGCCTCGCTGCTGTTCATGAACTGGCGCCTGACGCTGGTGATGGTCGCCATCCTGCCGCTCATCGCCGTGATGGTGCGTACGGCGAGCAAGAAATTTCGCAAACAGAGCAAGAAGATCCAGTTGGCGATGGGCGATGTGACGCATGTGGCCTCGGAAACCATCCAGGGCTATCGCGTGGTTCGCAGTTTCGGTGGTGAGGTTTACGAAGAAAAGCGTTTCTTCGAAGCCAGTCAGGGCAACACCGACAAGCAGTTGCGTATGACCCGTACCGGTGCCATCTACACGCCATTACTGCAACTGGTGATCTATACCGCCATGGCGGCGCTGATGTTCCTGGTGCTGTACCTGCGTGGTGACGCGTCCGCTGGTGACATGGTTGCCTATATCACGCTGGCTGGCCTTTTGCCCAAGCCCATCCGTCAATTGTCCGAGGTCAGCTCGACCATCCAGAAGGGGGTCGCAGGTGCCGAGAGCATCTTCGAGCAATTGGATGTCGAGCCTGAAGTCGATACCGGCACCATCGAGCGTGATGTTGTCAGCGGTCGTCTGGAGGTGCGTAACCTCAGTTTTACTTATCCCGACACCGAGCGTCAGGTGCTCGACGACATCAGCTTCTCGGTAGAGCCAGGGCAAATGGTCGCGCTGGTGGGACGTTCCGGCAGTGGCAAGTCGACGCTGGCCAACCTGATCCCGCGCTTCTATCACCACGACAAGGGCCAGATCCTCATCGATGGCGTTGAGGTGGAAGAATACAAACTGCTGAACCTGCGCAAGCACATCGCCCAGGTGACTCAGCATGTAACGCTGTTCAGCGACACCGTGGCCAACAACATTGCCTATGGCGATCTGGCCGGCGCGCCTCGTGAAGATATCGAGAAAGCCGCGAGAGACGCCTACGCGATGGATTTCATCAAGCAGTTGCCTGAGGGGCTTGATACCCAGGTTGGCGAAAACGGCGTATTGCTGTCCGGTGGCCAGCGGCAGCGCCTGGCGATTGCGCGGGCACTGTTGAAGAATGCACCCTTGCTGATTCTCGACGAGGCCACGTCGGCACTTGATACCGAATCCGAACGCCACATTCAGGCTGCGCTGGATCAGGTCATGAAAGGCCGCACCACTCTGGTGATTGCTCACCGGCTGTCGACCATCGAGAAGGCTGACCTGATCCTGGTCATGGATCAGGGGAAAATCGTCGAGCGTGGCACCCACGCTCAACTGCTGGCGCAAAATGGCTACTACTCGCGTCTGAATGCCATGGGCCTGGATGCCCCGACGCAAGACATCGCTTGA